One stretch of Diabrotica undecimpunctata isolate CICGRU chromosome 5, icDiaUnde3, whole genome shotgun sequence DNA includes these proteins:
- the LOC140441020 gene encoding NADH dehydrogenase [ubiquinone] 1 alpha subcomplex subunit 6-like has product MASQAIRRGVKEVKPILSLDREEARKRVLNLYKAWYRQLPYIVNNYDIPKNVEQCREKLRQEFTKFDDIKDIRLIDMLVIKGQMELKEVVNVWKQKGHIMNYFKDTAEPKPKDFLGKFLNGKD; this is encoded by the exons ATGGCCTCACAAGCTATCAGACGAGGTGTTAAAGAAGTTAAACCTATTCTTTCATTAGACCGTGAAGAAGCACGAAAAAGAGTTTTGAACTTATATAAAGCCTGGTACAGACAACTCCCTTACATTG ttaACAATTATGATATTCCAAAAAATGTTGAGCAATGTCGAGAAAAACTAAGGCAAGAATTTACCAAATTTGATGATATTAAAGACATTAGGCTGATCGATATGTTAGTTATCAAG GGCCAAATGGAACTGAAAGAAGTTGTGAATGTTTGGAAACAAAAAGGTCACATTATGAACTACTTCAAAGATACAGCAGAACCAAAACCCAAAGATTTCTTAGGAAAGTTCTTAAATGGCAAAGATTAG